Within the Gordonia sp. KTR9 genome, the region AGGTGTGGGCACTGATAATCGATTGCAAGGCGGCCCACGCTGGACGTCATTTGCAAACGATCCACAAGGCTTTCGGGTGAAGCAGCGAGGATCTTCTCGCGCTTCGCCGCAGCTAACTCTCGCCTCAGTCCAGGCGAATCGTCGATTTGGGCAAGCAAAGACTGCTTATACTGCGCGGGGTCGGCGCGAGCTTCGAACACTTCGGCGTCAAGAGTAGCCTGCGCTTCGATCCAATCCGCCCCGCCCTGCTCTGCAGCACTACATTCGTGGCGACCGATTCCACGAAGTAGGTGAGGGGTTCGTCCAAAGACTTCGCTGCCAGGAACTCCAAACCCTGTGGATAGCGTCAGGAAGCTGCCGTTAATCAGGTCGGGTGCCCATCCCCTCATCTGACAAAACGCGCGGGCAAAAGCTGCGTCGCCTCCTGATGGAACATCACGAAAGACTTGCTGAACTACCTGATCCAGCACAACAGCGTACTGACCATCGCCGACAATCTGGTCGGACACCCGCTGCTGCCGCATCGAAGCGAGATCAAAGATCGGCGCGTTGAGTGCCGCCTCGGCTATTTCCTCCGGTGTTGAGTTTACTCCCCGAGCATCAACACAGTCTTCGAATGAATCTCCAAGTACGACATCGACGGCCTCACTTGAGTCCGAGCTAGAAGAACAACCCGCAATCCAGATTACCGCCAATATCGCAAGAAGCAGCCCGAACCACGGAGTCCTAAAGCCTCTCCAATACCCCATACCCCACCCCGTTTCTAACCGCCCGAATCCGCAGTCACGGCGGTCTTGTATACCTGTCAGTCAATACCAGGGCCCCGTATATGCACCCCCACCGACACCAGCAGCGATGTACTCATTAGCTATTGGGTGCACACTTTGTCCACGAGTGCACGTTGTCCAGTACACGTTGATGCAGATGCCACTCGCCATGAGCGAGTGATTTTCGGATTCATGACCTACCCTGAGGAGCGCCCAACCCTCAGCGAGTTTGAAAACTGGGCGCAATGCCCAGTCCGTAGCAACCTCCTCTTTCGTTTGATAATCGACGACAGACCTTTGGTCCGACTTTGTCAGATACAGATAACGATCGCCAAGGAACGCTTCCTTTAACCGTAGACCCGCAACCTTAGTGCGATCGAGGTCGAAGACGACCTGCCCGCTCCCCAAGTCGACAATCGAGACATATTGCCCTTCCGAAGTGCTCGTGCCCCGCAGCAAGATTAGATCACCGTAGGTGTACCGGGAAGCTTGAGACCAGGTATTGAATGAACTGTCACCGAAATCGGAGTACGGCGCAATCGGTCCAACCAAGGTCTTGTTGCGAAAATCGAAATAGAAAACGCCCGGCCTACGTTCCTCGGGAATCGCATCTGTCCGCGGGCGGTGCTCCATCAAGATTCCAAACTGCGTAACCATGTAGGGTCCGACATTCCGGAACTCCCCAACTTCCGCACCGTCGCTGTCATAGAAGTGCATGTCTTTGACGTATCCCACACCGACCTGCCTGGACGTCGTGAGACTATACCCGCCGTAGTTCACACCCTGCGGTCCTGTATCAACGCCATCGTACGGTTTGTCATCTGGCCGAGTCTGACTTTTCAGAGAAAGAGTAGACGCGTCAAAAAAGGCCACATGATCGAGTGAAAAGCCAGCAGGATTGGCAGTAATGAGAGAAAACGCCCCCCCCAGAGGCGGGATGCAATGACCAATTGACACTATCCCCAACCGGCCATTCGAATTCTCTAGAATCTCTCAATTCGGCGCGCACGATATCGTATGACGACAATTCTGTGCGGATCACTTCTGGTTCGAGACCATGAGACGGCGTTCTCGTCTTGGTGAGATATATGGCTAGCGGTTTCCCGCTGGAGTCTTCTGTGACAACACAGGCCTGCTCTATGATCGTATCGCCCGACTTGGGCGTGGGGTTTGGCATGTCAACATTCCGCCCCTTTGAGATGTCAAAAAACTCACGATTGCTATTTCGCGGATCGGGTTCTTCCATTTCAGGGACGCATCCACTGTATACAGCGGTTCCACTGAAGTACAGATTGCTACCTTGCGGTAATGGGAACTTGGTCTCTTTAGTTGGTTTCAGCGTAGTAATTGTAGACTCGGCAGCGGCAGTCCTAGGCCCCGCTGTTTGTGGTTCGGCCACCTGAGTCGAACTGCAGGCACCCGCGGAGACCACCGCTACGACGATGAGCAACCGAACCGGAAGCGCGGATCGGAGCGATCGTTGTGCCGTAGGGTTGCCGCTTCCTGATGATCGACGAGACGAACCCGGCCGAATTACTCGCCCCGCCAACTGTGAGCGCTCTCGGAGCACTTTTAACTCCCTTTGGACACCGAATACAAGGGCCACACAGGGCCTTATGTGAGTGACCCGTGAACCCCGCTCCAAGATGACGATGCATGAGCACTTCGCTACACGCTCATGAGTCGCACGGTGGTCGGAAAGCAGAACACCCCACCCCTCAGGAGCGGCGATCTACTCCTGGCCCCTTTGTCAGTCGATCTGTTCGGTCGAAGACTTGACGACGTCGGCCCTCGAGAAACTAGCGCCTCGAGTTCCGTAGAAGTCAACCGACGACTATCGAACGTCTCTTCTCCCCTCGGCCAGGATGAGCAAGGCGCGCGGTTCGTCTACTGCAAATAGGCCGCGTAATGTGCGGATAGATGGGCTAGGTAGATCTAGATGCCGCCCCCTTTTCGGTAGGTGTTACTCCCCGACCGACGACCACTATTGTGTCATAGCTCACACCAGGGCCGGGGCCTGTCCGAGACATTGGGCACTGCAAAAGCTCGGATTGGACCACTTCGATGGGTGCGGTCACTGCTGGTAGGCAGCTACTAGCCAGCGGGTGAGTGGTCTTGCCAGAAAATTGAACCCGGTGTGCCAGCAGCGTCGCTGCGAGATCGCCAGTATGGTCGCGGCGATTGCGTCCAGATCATCCGTCGATCGCATGCCGGACGGCCGCCCGGTCAGCGTCAGCTCGCCCATGGTGACGCGGCCTGGTTTGGGGTGCGACACGGTTGGTGGAGCCGACGGCGCTTCAGGCCACGACCCCGACCACGCGGTCGTCGACGTCGTGACCCGCACCGAGATCACTGCCGAGAAAACTGACAGTTTCTTGAGCCGGCGCGAGAGATCCGGCGCCGATCCTGACGACCGCCGACCAACGAGCACACAGACCGGCGGAGTCCAGCTACGCGCCGGTCGTCGTCTTCTTGGTGCAGACACAGCGGTTTCCGGACCCGGCAGTCGGGTCCGGGCACCTACTAACCCTGCCGTCAGGGGCGGAAGATCTTCGGCTGCCCGGCGTCACCGATCGGGTCGCCGTAACCACGACGGGTGAACTCATCGTCGTTGTTGACCGGACCTCGGAAACCGGTAGGGATTTCGAGGGTGCAGGGCTCCTGGCTTTCGGTGGCACTGCCGTGCACCTGATGAACTCCGAAGTCCGAAACGAACGAATGGGCCCGTCGCCGCGGTCGCGACGCCGCTCCGAGGCCGGCCAATCCCGCAGCGGGCACAGCGCCGGCGGTCCAGACAGTCGAGGTTGTTGCCTTAGGTGGTTCTCCGATCGGGTGTAAGGTTCGCCGCTGCGGCGACCCTTACACCCGTCAGTTGCTGTGTAGTCACCTAAAGGTTCCCGAGTTTCGACGCCCGACACCCGACACCCGGCCGATCATCAACGGCCCGCCAACGGAGGTGCCAGCGTGAGCAGGCGTTCAATCCAGCCCAGCACTATCTCCTCGAACCACGCGGGAACTTCGGTGTGGCGTGACGTTGGACTGTCACGCGCAGTCCTGATGATCGCGGTGACACCTAAGCAGCCTCACTTGTCTGCATGTGACTACGCACCAACGAACGAGCCGACGGATAGTCGACCTTGCCGTTGGGCCGCGTCGGGAACCGCCCATACCGTGTCCGCGAGGGCGCTGCGATTGGCAGTGCGATCGCTTGCGGATCCGTTGCCACTCTGCCCGGACCCCGATACCTTCGCTTCCCTCTTTGCTTTCGCCAGCGAAGTTCTTCATCCCACCAGTCCCGAACCAGTCGATCGACAAGATGGCTCTGTGCCCGTCGGACCATTGCGCCGTAAGATCCGAATGCGACGGCTACTTCGTCCCACCTATTTCTGGATGGAGTCAGTAGGTTCAGCTCCCTGAAGTAGCGAAGCCACGCACGGACGCACCGGCTGGAGTAACCCGTGGCACTCACAAGACCGATCACGGATACGTGACCACCCTGCCAGGCTGCGTGGATCCTCTCGGCGATTCCGCCTAAACCTTCTCGCCAAACCCAGATGTCGTGGTGGGCATGGTGGAGTCGCAGGGTGGAGCTGGCAAACGGGGGGCGTGTTTCCCCTTGTGTTGCAGCTGTGTCATGCGGAACATGTGCGAGCTCCCAAGTTGCCGACTCTGTCCCCTGCGCCTCAGCGACTCGTCTGATCCAGCCTTCTGCCTGGAGGCGGTGAAGTGCCCTCGATGCTGTTGCAGCGTGAACGTTAGCGGCTTCGGCTAGCCGGCGAACGTCGATGTTCACGGTCGTTGTGTGCGCCTCAGCGCACACAACGAGGAGGCTGTGCAGGACCCGTTCAGCACTGGCCCACCCCTTTCGTGCCCAAGTTGCGGGATCTGAGTTCGCTGCAGCGAAGACAGCCTCGATGTGGGTGCGGACTGGGTCGTCGACGGTGTGGTCGCCTTGCGCTCGTGGCCACGCTGTCTCGGCAGCAGTGCGCAGTGCTTTGTGCCATTGCGTGAGGGCGTGCGCCTCGTTCTGGCGGAGGTCTTCGCGCAAGCGGACTAGTCCAGGCTTGTGCAGATGTTGAAGCACATCAGTCCAGCACCAACCGCTGGCGGCCATCCCGAGCATGATCGACCACGCGTGTGCCGAGCGATCGTCGGCGGCTGTGAGCCGCCTGACTAGGCGCTCAGCCGTAGTTGAGGATAGTTCGGTTCGCGCGCGATCAACCCGTGTGGCAGGCCCCTGCCCGACCAGACGTAGGCCGATAGTCGTAGTTCGCTGCCTGGAGTTTTGCCGCGCGGTTGTTGGGAACCTCGCTATCAGCCACTCAGCTAGGTCGGGTGGCGCCGGCCGAGCCTGCATGTCCCTGACGGCGTTGCCCAGTTCCCGTCCGGTCAATAGTGGGCTCGCGTTTCCGCCCGACCGGTGCACAGACCCGGGGATCCGAACTGCGCCCGACACGGGGTTGGTAAGCGGAGAGATGTCGAGGGTTGGAAGATGCGCGCGCAGCCTACGAGCAAGGTCGGCGACTTTCTCCGCGGGTATCCCTGGGTCAATGACGCGCACCCAGATGTGCCGCCCTCCTGAGGGCCCCGACTGCACTTGCAGGTGGCTCACACCCAAGTCGGTTAGGACGCCGGTAAGTACGTTGGCATCCACAGCAACGGCCTCGGGACCGTACGGTCCTGCATCCAGGTCGAATGCGAGCAGCGTGTACCGGGAATGGCGGTCCGCTAGATACGTCGCGATAGGCACCGGTGGCATTCGTTCTGGCCATGGTGCTGATCGGTATCTGTGTTCATTTGTTGCGTCGACACGCACTGTGGAGCGGGGCGACCACTGCCTCCATTCACTCAGCATGTCCACCCACTAGTGGGTGAGTGCTGCGGACGAATGCAGTCGATTCCCCGCGTGTGGTTGTGCGACACGCGGAGCACAGGGATTGCGGGCACTCCGAGAGGGCGCACGCTACCCTGAGATCTGTCCGGCAAGACAGTCCCTTCGGGGATGGGCGAGAGCCCGTGAGACCGAGCTGGTAACTCAGTCTCGAAACTTCAGATCAAGGACCCTCCGACTGGTAATCGGGGGGTCCTTGTGTTGGACCTCGCGCGTTATTCAGATGTCAGCGTTCGGAAGGTTCGGAGGCTCCCTTCTGGGTTGGCGATGCTAGGCGCGCAGCACGAAGCTGGCGCAGGGTAGGAAAGATCTGGTTCGCGCCGAAGGCGCGGCACCGGCGCTGATCGACCGTCGTCGGTAGTAGGGACCGACCGTGGTGCTGGGCTGAAGAACTGCGCAAGCTCGAGCACGATCTCCCGCAGGGACGATCGAGCCGCGGTGCAGTGGCCACGCTAGGACTGGCGCTACCTGCGCGTCCTGCAGTCATCACACCCCCTTGCTGGCTCGAATCACATCGGTGTAATTGTATGAGCGCGATTTCCGCGCGATTTTATGTTGGTGCTGGACGGCGGGTCAGGGGACATCAAGTAGGGCGGTTCTCTCATCTCCGCAGGTCATGGGCGTTGTTCGGCTGTATTTTCGCGCGAATTTATGCCACACTGGGTGGATGGATCGGTCCGCTGACGGCCGGCGTGGGCGCCTTGGCGCACCCACGCCAGTTCCGGCAGCTATCGAGAACCGGTCGACCAAAGCTCCGGTAGTGACGGCGTACTGCGCTGACCCGCAGTGCCGAAAGGAGTTTCGTAGGACCGCGGGTCGTGGTCGGCCTCGGATCTATTGCTCGGATGCCTGCCGGCGCTCCGCCGAGAACGCCGCTCGACGAATTTCCGCGCAACTTCAGCATCATCGCGAGATGGCGCAGATGCTCGAACGCGACCTTGCGGCGTTCGATTCGTCCGCGTCACCCAAGTCCACCCCGGAGCCCTCGTCAGTCGCTGGCTTAGACACAGCCGTTGCCCGCGCGGAAGGTGTGCTCCTGGGGCTTTCAGACGGGAGTGTTCTGGCAAGCGAGTTCACTCGCTTGCTGGACGCAGTTCGTGCTGCGCAGCCCTCGCAGCAGCAACATCGAGCGGGCTAACCGGCAGGCAATCAACAAGCCGTCGGCCTGTCGGTAGAAGCGGTACCGACTGAGTCACAGGCGCGCCTCAAGCGGGCCATCAGCAGTAGTTCGCCGATGGGTCAGAAAGGTCTACTCCGCCGCGGTTCTCCGCTCCCCCACCGGCCAGCGGTGCCGGTCGAGCGCCAGCGCGTGACTTCGATTATCGGATCACGACAGCATTTGAGCACCGTGACCTGCGCAAATCGAAACTGCCTCCCAGTTTCCCGCAGAACGACGAAACTGAGTTGTCCTATCCCCTAGGGCCAAAATGGGTGGCAGCTCGTCACGGTGCGATCTGGAGCCGTTAACGTAAGTCTGTCGTCTCAGCGCGTTAGCCAGGACTCCTGTCAGCCGCACTAAGCGTTCATTCTTGCTTCCTCAGCCCCAACGGGTCGTCGATACGCGATGGCCCACCGTCAGAGTCGAACATCTCCCGCCGGCCCATACGGCCGACCCATACGGGTGTCATCCGGTTGGTGACGACGTCGGCTCAGTTCTCGGAACCCCACCGAAGCCATCACTCAGGGAGTCTTACGAAGTGCCGAGAGCTTTGTGGCATTGGGCCTAGCGGCCGAACTCGAGGGGGGCCGGCGGCGACACCGGTGCCCCCGGGGGAGTGAGACGACTCGGTGATCTACGTAGAGCACGGATTGTAGGTGCCCGCCTGAGCTGCCGCATGTAGTTGTGGCACTGGTCCCCGGTCAGCCATCTGGTCATCCTAAGTCAGCCCGGTTCAGTTGTGGACCCACAAGAGCGGCCGATGTCTGTGTCGTGACCCAACAGTGGGGTCCGCCCGGCCATTCCAGAGACTTCGAGGACCGCTGCTACACGTTGCCGGATGGCTGCGTCGACGTAGACGAGCGATCGAGCAAGGCGGACGCCATTCCCCGGTCATCATTGGTGGGACGAAACTCGTCGTGAACGAGCTGCGCTGTGGTCTCATGTCTTTATGTCTCTGTGCACCCGTGTCGCGAATGGTCAGACCCGTCCCACCGGGTCAGGTCACGCAGACGCGCAAGTCTGCGCGGGGACCGCTTCATTG harbors:
- a CDS encoding MarR family transcriptional regulator, which codes for MLSEWRQWSPRSTVRVDATNEHRYRSAPWPERMPPVPIATYLADRHSRYTLLAFDLDAGPYGPEAVAVDANVLTGVLTDLGVSHLQVQSGPSGGRHIWVRVIDPGIPAEKVADLARRLRAHLPTLDISPLTNPVSGAVRIPGSVHRSGGNASPLLTGRELGNAVRDMQARPAPPDLAEWLIARFPTTARQNSRQRTTTIGLRLVGQGPATRVDRARTELSSTTAERLVRRLTAADDRSAHAWSIMLGMAASGWCWTDVLQHLHKPGLVRLREDLRQNEAHALTQWHKALRTAAETAWPRAQGDHTVDDPVRTHIEAVFAAANSDPATWARKGWASAERVLHSLLVVCAEAHTTTVNIDVRRLAEAANVHAATASRALHRLQAEGWIRRVAEAQGTESATWELAHVPHDTAATQGETRPPFASSTLRLHHAHHDIWVWREGLGGIAERIHAAWQGGHVSVIGLVSATGYSSRCVRAWLRYFRELNLLTPSRNRWDEVAVAFGSYGAMVRRAQSHLVDRLVRDWWDEELRWRKQRGKRRYRGPGRVATDPQAIALPIAAPSRTRYGRFPTRPNGKVDYPSARSLVRSHMQTSEAA